ATCCCCAACATAGGCTGGGCCATGGATCAGCGCCATGTGAGTGAGGGTGACTCGTTGCCCAATCCAAACGGAGTAGGAGCGGTCATTATCTCCCACCACTTGACCCTGATCTAAGCCATGAATGACAGCACCATCTTGAACACGACTGCCCTCACCAATAAAAAATGGGTGCCCCTCATCCGCTCGGATGGAGGTCCCTGGAGCGACCACTACGCCAGCTCCAATACAAACATCACCAATAATATTGGCGAATGAATGAACGTAGGCCGTGTCGTGAATTTGAGGCTGTGCCAAGCTTTTAGACCATGGTGTTGGGGGAGTAGCGGAGTAATGAGCTACCATAAGCATTCCCTTCTAAGCAATACAAACCAGTAAGCTAGGGCGATGCTTCCCTTGCCTAAACTCCAGACGGCAATCAAACATACCTAGATGGATGCAGCGATCGCTGTCTTTTAGACTTCACCCCCAGCCGGTAATTCTAGAGGTAAGAGCGACCAGAAGCGATCGCCCTTACCTCCGAACCCTAGACGTCAGCGATCCGAGTCGCGTTTACTGTAAAACAAGCGATTGTCTAGGCTGACGGTATCGATAATGCCAATGACCAAAGCATCCAGTGGACGCGATTCACTGCCGCTCACCTGTCGAGCAGCACTGCCTCGGCTCACCAACACCCATTCATCAACCCCAGCACCCACCGTATCTGCAGCCACCTCATACTCGGGCAACGGGTTTCCCTGTTCATCGAGCAATTGGAGTAACAAGAATTTGACCCCAGTTAAACTTGGATCTTTTTGAGTGCTGACGACCGTACCGCACACCTTCGCAATCTGCATCGAACCTCGGATCTTGTTGAGCGCTGACTACCATTTCACAAACCTTAGCAAGCTGCTTCAGGTCTATGGACGGTTCATCGGACGGATACCGGTGACGCTCTCCCGGAATGCTTCTACCGCTTCGGTATAGCGAATTGGTAGCACGTACTCTAAGTTTTCGTGCGGACGAGCAATGATGTGGGTGGAGAGAACTTGACCGCCGTTGACGCGCTTCACATTCTCGATACCGGCAGCCACGGAAGCTTGCACTTCAGAGACATCACCCCGGACAATCACGGTCACGCGACCGCTACCAATCTTTTCGTAGCCCACCAAGGTGACCCGAGCAGCCTTAACCATCGCATCAGCGGCTTCCACAACAGCGGGGAACCCTAGCGTTTCTACCATTCCAACTGCAATTGACATGAGACCTTACTCCCTTCCAGTTAACGTAATGAACAAACTTTTGTATCGTGGCACTCGTTCCCTGCCTATCTTCAGAATGACACCTTAAGGTACAACTGAAGACAAACCAAGGGTGCTGATGCAAACACCAACAACGAGACTCCTTTAAGTCCGGAACTGCTCAACGGCTTCGGTATAGCGAATGGGCAGCACGTACTCTAAGTTCTCGTGGGGGCGAGCAATGATGTGGGTGGAGAGAACTTCCCCCCCATTCACCCGCTTTGTACAGTCAATCCCTGCCGATATGGAAGCCTGTACTTCAGAGACATCGCCACGCACAATCACGGTGACACGTCCACTGCCGATTTTTTCATAGCCGACTAGAGTGACACGCGCCGCTTTGACCATGGCATCAGCCGCTTCCACAACAGCGGGAAATCCCCTGGTTTCAATCATTCCGACTGCGATTGGCATCTCTCGTCTCCCACAAAGAAAACTGACAAAACTTCTAAACCTTTTTCTGACGTGATCGACGGGATGGTCGATTTTAATTATTCAGAAAAGCACCGTAAAATTCCCAAGATTAAGAATACAGGTGGTGGATCAGGTTTGACAATATAAAGCAAAATGATTCTTGTTTATGCGAAAAATAATCCAGACTTATCATACAGCCATTCTTGGGTGTACGAACCAGGGATAACCGGTCAAGGAGATAGGGGATCAGAGGGATGAATGCATCCACAAACCGACCCTTCTTTCGATAGAGCCATGGTCTGCCCAGCTGCATTGTTTATCCTTGAACGCTAAACAGCGCCTACCGCCTCAACAAGACACCATGTTGAGTACATCCGACTGCTAGCCTAAGCAAAAGAGAACTAAAACTTAGGAATGACGGGTCAACGATCAAGCTTCACCGAAGACAGGCGAGGTTACGATACTCACACATTCACACATTTAGATTGGGGGGCTTCGTATGATTGCGATCGCTTTGTCACTAGCCTTACCATCAAAACTGTCAAATTGTGAAGATTAACATCATCTAAGGTGCATAAAGCTCATTAGATGCATTGTATGCTCACCATTTCATCTAGCGATCAACGTCTGCCTCTATCATCTAAGCACTAATTGAACATCCTTTCAGGCAACTAAAGTTGAGGAGATGATCATTGAAGACAAGGATTCAAATCAACTAAGGGTTCAAAACACATTAGAGGATATTTGACTCACAAACTCTGATGATCTGCCTTTAATAGTACCAAGCTGCTGCCCCGGTTTCTTGCGTTCAAAAGTGGCTTCAACATTAGGTTAGATTGATTCATACTTTGTTACGCATAGCCATAAATCTCAACAAATTAGCGATCGCTTCAGATGAATAGTGTTAACAAATATATCTTTTCGGCTCCATGTATCAATCTCCAAGGTGGTTGGAGGGCGCGATCGCATCCATGCATGAATACCTCAAACCTCAACTCACCAATCTATCTGCCATTCTTCTTCAGCTCCCATGAGACATAGATCAGCCACCAAGCCCCTTTCTGATCCCTCGCATGGCTCACCGCAGAGCTTTTTTTTTGCAGAAACAACTAGGGCGATATGCGTTGCCATTCAGGCGTGATCTAGGCGCAATCCATCGCAATACAGCAGGCGATCGCCATGGGTATCGGCCCATTTATCCACCGATGCATCGCCGTTTCGTAACGGTTTCTTATCAACTCGATAGGAGCAAGGCACCCGGTGAGGGGGGAGTCTTATGTCACAATCAGGATGAGGTTTGGAACCATCCTTGCTCAAACGTCTCTAATAACATTCACAAATGTTTGAGATAATTCATAAGGTAATAGTTGCAAAAGGCAATCTCTCAGGTTGAGTCTGGCACATCCTTCAGGCTCATCTAGCCTAGGCCGCGATCGCTCTAGCGCTGTTTCACCGACAGTACATCCCCTGTTCCTGTGAGATCTCGACCGCGCTTGTCTCCTTTTTAAAACTTCTTTGTAGAACTGTTCTATCGCCTGTAATGACCCAGTTTTTTCTGCAAACAATTTGGCTTGTTCCGTTTTATGGCGTAGCGGGAGCACTGGTGACTATACCCTGGTCGGCGGGGATGATTCATCGCACAGGGCCGCGTCCGGGCGCTTATATTAACCTTTTTATGACCCTGCTCTCCTTTGTGCATGGGTCGATTGGCTTTATACAAGTTTGGGGGCAGCCGCCACAACAGCTTGCTCTGCAATGGCTCCAGGCAGCTGACCTAGAAATCGCCCTCACTATTGAAATCTCTCCCATCAGCCTTGGAGCGATGGAGCTTGTAACCTGCATTAGCCTACTGGCACAGATTTACGCCCTAGGCTACATGGAAAAAGACTGGTCATTGGCTCGATTCTTTGGGCTGATGGGCTTTTTTGAGGGTGCCTTGGCAGGGATTGCCCTTAGCGATTCACTCTTCCTCAGCTACGGCTTACTGGAGATGCTGACCCTGTCTACCTATCTTTTGGTGGGGTTTTGGTATGCCCAGCCCCTGGTGGTGACAGCGGCCCGAGATGCTTTTTTGACTAAACGGGTGGGCGATATTATTTTGCTGATGGGGCTGGTGGCCTTATCAAGCTATGGTGAAGGACTCAACTTTTCTGAACTTGCCGACTGGGCAGACACCACACCCTTAGTTCCCTGGGTTGCGGCAGCCCTTGGACTTTCATTGATTGCTGGTCCCACGGGTAAATGTGCCCAATTTCCCTTAAATCTATGGCTCGATGAAGCCATGGAAGGGCCAAACCCAGCCGGAATTTTGCGAAATTCTGTGGTGGTATCGGCGGGAGCCTATGTCTTGATCAAGCTGCAGCCCGTGTTCACCCTTTCACCGGTTTCGGCAAGCGCGCTGATCGTGATTGGCACCGTCACAGCCATTGGAGCCTCGCTGATGGCGATCGCTCAGATTGACATCAAGCGCACCCTCTCCCACTCTACCAGCGCCTACATCGGTTTAGTATTCATTGCCGTGGGCTTGGGCCATGTAGATATTGCCCTCCTGATTCTCTTTAGTCATGCAGTTGCCAAAGCGCTGCTCTTCATGAGTGCTGGGGGCATCATTATGACCACCAGTGGCCAGAACATCACCGAAATGGGCGGGCTGTGGTCGCGGATGCCGGCTACCACCACCGCCTTTGTAGTAGGTTCAGCCGGGCTCGTAGCCGTAACACCCTTGGGCATGTTTTGGACGATACATCGCTGGCTCGATGGAACGTGGACAGACTCTTGGTGGCTATTGACCGTGCTGGCTTTTGCCAACCTCCTCAGTGCCATTAATCTCACCCGAGTGTTTCGGCTCGTCTTTTTAGGAACCCCCCAAGCCAAAACTCGCCGGGCTCCAGAGGTGCCTTGGCCCATGGCCATCCCCATGGTGACCCTGAGCATCGTCACCATTCTCGCCTATACTGTGCCCCAACACTGGCAGTTTTGGCTCAGTCCAACCACGCCATTAATAGCTCAAGATAGCTTGTTTTCGCAGATCGCGATGCCCATCGAGTTGGCAGCCGGTCTTATCGGCTGTGGCATCGGATTTTCCATAGAACTGCGACGGGCCTGGTCGCGCCCTTCTCGCATATCTCTCAGGTTTTTACAAGATCTCCTCGCCTACGACTTTTACATCGAGAAAATCTACAACGTCACCGTAGTAGCAGCAGTGAGTTGGCTATCGTGGCTATCCGACTGGGTTGATCGCTACATCATTGATGGGGCTGTCAACCTGGTGGGGTTAGCGACCATTTTTAGCGGGCAGGGATTGCGCTATAACGTCTCAGGGCAATTCCGATTCTACGTATTAACCATTTTGCTGGGGGTCGGGCTGTTGTTGATGGTCACCGTCAACCTGCCGTCCTAGTGCTGTATCGCACCAACGCTGTATCGCATACCAATACAAGCCGATTCAGCCGTCGATTCAATTGAGCCGTGATGTAGGGAGCAAAACAACAACAGATGCTGAGTGCCTTGATTTGGCTACCTCTCCTAGGAGCAATCGTCATTTCCTGCTTTCCGAGTACCGTCTCATCGCGTACAGTGCGGCAAGTGAGTCTGGTTCTCGCGATCGTTTTACTCGTTTGGACTATTGTGATTGGCAGTCAGTTTGACCTAACTGCCACCGAAATGCAGTTTACCGAATTGCTGCCTTGGCTAGACACCATCGGGTTGAACTATAGCCTGGGATTAGATGGGCTATCATTACCCCTGTTGTTTTTGAATGCGCTGCTCAACGTCGTAGCGATCGCTGCCACGGATCCAGATATCCCCCGGTCTCGCTTCTACTATGCGCTAATTTTTGTGTTGAACGTGGGCGTGGCCGGTGCGTTTCTAGCCCAAAACCTACTGCTGTTCTTCCTGTTTTACGAAATCGAAATTCTGCCCCTCTATTTCCTCATTGCTATCTGGGGAGGACAGAAACGCGGATACGCCGCCACCAAGTTTTTGATTTACACCGCCGCATCGGGTGTGCTGATTCTCGCCGCCTTTTTAGGAACCGTTTGGTTTACGGGAGCCAGCAGCTTTGCCTACGATCCAGGGCGATCGCAACTCCTCCCCCTCGGCACTCAGCTTCTACTCCTATCCGGCATCCTGCTAGGGTTTGGCATTAAAACACCGTTCATTCCTCTCCATACCTGGCTGCCCGATGCCCACGTGGAAGCCTCCACCCCCGTCTCGGTGCTTCTAGCCGGCGTACTGCTGAAATTGGGTACCTACGGTCTCCTGCGCTTTGGCCTGTCGATGTTCCTAGACGCCTGGACCTATCTAGCACCTTGGTTAGCTACCTGGGCCGCCGTGGGAGCCCTCTATGGTGCCTGTTGTGCGATCGCCCAGCAGGACATGAAAAAGGTGGTTGCCTACTCTTCCATCGCCCACATGGCCTTTGTCCTCCTAGCGACCGCCGCCACCACCCGCCTTAGCCTGATCGCCGCTGTCGCCCAAATGGTCAGCCATGGACTAATCTCTGCCCTGCTCTTTCTCCTTGTGGGCGTGGTGTACAAAAAAACCGGCACCCGAGACGTTCAGGTCTTGAGGGGGCTCTTAAATCCCGAGCGTGGGCTGCCCCTGATTGGCAGCTTGATGATTCTAGCCGCCATGGCCAGCGCTGGCATTCCCGGAATGGTGGGCTTTATTGCCGAATTTATGGTCTTTCGCAGCAGCTTTCCCATCTTCCCGATTCAAACGCTGCTGTGTATGGTGGGAACAGGGCTTACTGCTGTCTATTTTCTCCTGATGATCAATCGGGTCTTCTTTGGGCGATTGAATGCTCCCTTTGACAAACTACCCAAGGTCAATTGGAACGATCGCATCCCGGCCCTCGTACTTGTAGCCTTCATTTTAGTATTAGGGCTACAGCCCAACTGGCTCGTGCGCTGGAGTGAATCTGAGTCAGGAATGCTCCTGACCAGAATGTCGATGAGAACGCCACCGCCCGTGGCCCTCACCGCCAAAATAGAGCCTGCCCGGCTGCTTCCATAGCGGTTCGTATACGTCGATTCATCACCCACAGTTTGCCATGCTGAGCACCCAACTCGATCCCTCCAAACATCCCCTTGCTCCCTATATTTACCAACTAGAATCGGGGCAGGCCCTGCTTCCCGACTCCCCCACCCACGTTACCGAAGTCGTCGGCATCCTTAAAAGCTACGGGGTCGTTCTGGATGCCTATTCCATCAATTTGAACTATATTGCCGACCATCAATGTTTGGTGATCTTGCCCTTCTTCAAATATTTCAACGGTCAAGTTTCAGTCACGAAACTTCTCCGGCATTGGTGGCACGATCGCATTAACTATGAATATGCCGAATATTGCATGAAAGGCATGTTTTGGCATGGGGGCGGCGGCTTAGATGCCTACCTCGATACCCCAGACTTTCGTCAGCGGGCCGAGGCCTTAATCCGCGATAAATTTAAGACCAACCCATTCATGCTAGGACTGCATCGCTTGTTTCCCGAGTTCTTGCCAGAACAACTGCGGATGATGGCCTACTACAGCGGTCTTGGCCAGTTCTGGCGGGTCATGAGCGATATGTTTTTGTCGCTCTCCGATCGCTACGATGCGGGAGAGATTACAACTATTCCTGACGTAGTCAGCCATATTCGCGAGGGTCTTGTGGCAGCGGCTAGCCAGCCCATTGTCTACAACGTCCAATTGGGCGATCGCACCCATGAAATCATTCCCCCCTCTGCTGGCTTGACCTTTCTCGCCGACACCGCCGTGCCCTATGTCGAGGCCATTTTCTTTCGCGGCACTCCCTTTCCGGGCACCATTTCCTACAACGCTCAGGCGTACCAAATCCCGTTCTATCAGCAAGACTTTGCCTACGGTGCCCTCTTTGCCGACCCTCTCCCCGTCGGTGGTTCAGGCATTCCCCCCACCTTGCTGATGCAAGATATGCGTCACTTTTTGCCCGACTATCTGCGCGACCTCTATCAGCAGAGCACCCGCCAAGACGATGATCTACGGGTGAAAATCTGTGAGACGTTTCAGAAATCTATGTTTTGCGTCACCACTGCCACCATTCAAGGATTAGCGCCCTACCCCCTGTCTACCACCACCTTAGACGAACGGCGCGCCAATCGAGCCTACCTAGAAAACTGGATGAATCGCTTTATCACATCTCGGATTCAAGAAGTTCAAATCTAGCCAGACAGGTCATGCTAGAGCCCATTCGTGCCCCATCTAGGGATAGCCCTTAACCGAATATCGATTGTTCTTAGCAGATTTTTGATGGAAAAATCGTGCTGAGTTCAGCCCCTTGGTTAAAATAGAAAATGATTTAATGTAACGCCGTTTGATCCACGCTGGGTGAACTGAAGTATCCTGACGCTTTTTTTCACATAAAGGATTTTGGTGAAGGCAAATAGCGCAGCAAACGGCGGGACGATTGTGTGGATGAACGCACATATCCTGATTTCAGGTGGGCGGGTTCCACAAATGGACTGAAATTGTTGATTAAGTTAGAAGGAGTAGTCTTACATGACCCAGGTGCTCTTAGGGGAAAATGAAGGAATCGAGTCAGCACTGCGTCGGTTTAAACGTCAGGTCTCAAAGGCAGGAATTTTGGCGGATGTCAAAAGC
This genomic interval from Candidatus Obscuribacterales bacterium contains the following:
- a CDS encoding NADH-quinone oxidoreductase subunit M; this translates as MLSALIWLPLLGAIVISCFPSTVSSRTVRQVSLVLAIVLLVWTIVIGSQFDLTATEMQFTELLPWLDTIGLNYSLGLDGLSLPLLFLNALLNVVAIAATDPDIPRSRFYYALIFVLNVGVAGAFLAQNLLLFFLFYEIEILPLYFLIAIWGGQKRGYAATKFLIYTAASGVLILAAFLGTVWFTGASSFAYDPGRSQLLPLGTQLLLLSGILLGFGIKTPFIPLHTWLPDAHVEASTPVSVLLAGVLLKLGTYGLLRFGLSMFLDAWTYLAPWLATWAAVGALYGACCAIAQQDMKKVVAYSSIAHMAFVLLATAATTRLSLIAAVAQMVSHGLISALLFLLVGVVYKKTGTRDVQVLRGLLNPERGLPLIGSLMILAAMASAGIPGMVGFIAEFMVFRSSFPIFPIQTLLCMVGTGLTAVYFLLMINRVFFGRLNAPFDKLPKVNWNDRIPALVLVAFILVLGLQPNWLVRWSESESGMLLTRMSMRTPPPVALTAKIEPARLLP
- a CDS encoding EutN/CcmL family microcompartment protein — its product is MQIAKVCGTVVSTQKDPSLTGVKFLLLQLLDEQGNPLPEYEVAADTVGAGVDEWVLVSRGSAARQVSGSESRPLDALVIGIIDTVSLDNRLFYSKRDSDR
- a CDS encoding carbon dioxide-concentrating mechanism protein CcmK, with the translated sequence MSIAVGMVETLGFPAVVEAADAMVKAARVTLVGYEKIGSGRVTVIVRGDVSEVQASVAAGIENVKRVNGGQVLSTHIIARPHENLEYVLPIRYTEAVEAFRESVTGIRPMNRP
- a CDS encoding BMC domain-containing protein, which translates into the protein MPIAVGMIETRGFPAVVEAADAMVKAARVTLVGYEKIGSGRVTVIVRGDVSEVQASISAGIDCTKRVNGGEVLSTHIIARPHENLEYVLPIRYTEAVEQFRT
- a CDS encoding NAD(P)H-quinone oxidoreductase subunit F, encoding MTQFFLQTIWLVPFYGVAGALVTIPWSAGMIHRTGPRPGAYINLFMTLLSFVHGSIGFIQVWGQPPQQLALQWLQAADLEIALTIEISPISLGAMELVTCISLLAQIYALGYMEKDWSLARFFGLMGFFEGALAGIALSDSLFLSYGLLEMLTLSTYLLVGFWYAQPLVVTAARDAFLTKRVGDIILLMGLVALSSYGEGLNFSELADWADTTPLVPWVAAALGLSLIAGPTGKCAQFPLNLWLDEAMEGPNPAGILRNSVVVSAGAYVLIKLQPVFTLSPVSASALIVIGTVTAIGASLMAIAQIDIKRTLSHSTSAYIGLVFIAVGLGHVDIALLILFSHAVAKALLFMSAGGIIMTTSGQNITEMGGLWSRMPATTTAFVVGSAGLVAVTPLGMFWTIHRWLDGTWTDSWWLLTVLAFANLLSAINLTRVFRLVFLGTPQAKTRRAPEVPWPMAIPMVTLSIVTILAYTVPQHWQFWLSPTTPLIAQDSLFSQIAMPIELAAGLIGCGIGFSIELRRAWSRPSRISLRFLQDLLAYDFYIEKIYNVTVVAAVSWLSWLSDWVDRYIIDGAVNLVGLATIFSGQGLRYNVSGQFRFYVLTILLGVGLLLMVTVNLPS
- the rpsU gene encoding 30S ribosomal protein S21, with the protein product MTQVLLGENEGIESALRRFKRQVSKAGILADVKSHRHFETPQEKRKRKAVMARRKRRFR
- a CDS encoding CO2 hydration protein, with product MLSTQLDPSKHPLAPYIYQLESGQALLPDSPTHVTEVVGILKSYGVVLDAYSINLNYIADHQCLVILPFFKYFNGQVSVTKLLRHWWHDRINYEYAEYCMKGMFWHGGGGLDAYLDTPDFRQRAEALIRDKFKTNPFMLGLHRLFPEFLPEQLRMMAYYSGLGQFWRVMSDMFLSLSDRYDAGEITTIPDVVSHIREGLVAAASQPIVYNVQLGDRTHEIIPPSAGLTFLADTAVPYVEAIFFRGTPFPGTISYNAQAYQIPFYQQDFAYGALFADPLPVGGSGIPPTLLMQDMRHFLPDYLRDLYQQSTRQDDDLRVKICETFQKSMFCVTTATIQGLAPYPLSTTTLDERRANRAYLENWMNRFITSRIQEVQI